One Eulemur rufifrons isolate Redbay chromosome 12, OSU_ERuf_1, whole genome shotgun sequence genomic window carries:
- the LOC138393555 gene encoding AP-3 complex subunit sigma-1-like produces the protein MCRRGRVGKDRWGNPEVRLACRPRPGPQHPPGWPGLAIIKAILIFNNHGKPWLSKFYQPYIFMETLGKCFKNVCELDLIFHVDKVHNIFAEMVMGGMVLETNMNEIIMQIDAQNKLERSEAGLAGAPVHAVSALKNMNLPEIPRNINIGDISIKVPNLPSFK, from the exons ATGTGCCGGAGGGGGCGAGTGGGGAAAGATCGCTGGGGAAATCCCGAGGTGAGGCTCGCATGCCGCCCCCGCCCTGGCCCCCAGCACCCACCCGGCTGGCCTGGCCTAGCCATTATCAAGGCAATACTTATCTTCAACAACCATGGGAAGCCATGGCTTTCGAAGTTCTACCAGCCCTACA TATTCATGGAAACATTaggcaaatgttttaaaaatgtctgtgaaCTGGATTTGATTTTCCACGTAGACAAGGTTCACaatatttttgcagaaatggTGATGGGGGGAATGGTATTGGAGACCAACATGAATGAGATTATTATGCAAATTGATGCACAAAATAAACTGGAGAGATCTGAGGCTGGCTTAGCGGGAGCTCCAGTCCATGCTGTATCAGCTCTGAAGAATATGAATCTTCCTGAGATCCCAAGAAATATTAACATTGGTGACATCAGTATAAAAGTGCCAAACCTGccctcttttaaataa